A genomic region of Choloepus didactylus isolate mChoDid1 unplaced genomic scaffold, mChoDid1.pri zz_scaffold_168_ctg1, whole genome shotgun sequence contains the following coding sequences:
- the MCRIP2 gene encoding MAPK regulated corepressor interacting protein 2 isoform X3, protein MYTITKGPSKLVAQRRKGPPQQQVESRLGELLKCRQPAPPPPPPSPGPRLVFNRVNGRRPPATSPSLEVAQETYTLAHEENVRFVSKAWQQVEQQLDGSPAGESGPRAVQYTERTPDPRLQALCYPPQTLCPSTWTNGGRSSSWLESPTARSRCVGRNVAHAGPDPAPQWTLCPPEQALRCSGPCRCPPHLKCQHLDFCTCCSLGLTAPGRQG, encoded by the exons ATGTACACCATCACCAAGGGGCCCAGCAAGCTGGTCGCGCAGCGCCGCAAAG GTCCCCCGCAGCAGCAGGTGGAGAGCAGGCTCGGCGAGCTCCTGAAATGCCGGCagcccgcgccgccgccgcccccgccgAG CCCGGGGCCCAGGCTCGTGTTCAATCGGGTGAACGGCCGGCGGCCACCCGCCACGTCCCCATCCCTCGAGGTGGCCCAGGAGACCTACACATTGGCCCACGAGGAGAACGTCCGCTTTGTGTCCAAAG CCTGGCAGCAGGTGGAACAGCAACTGGACGGCAGCCCAGCTGGGGAGAGCGGGCCAAGGGCTGTGCAGTACACGGAGAGGACGCCAGACCCCCGACTGCAGG CCCTCTGCTACCCCCCCCAGACTTTGTGCCCATCGACTTGGACGAATGGTGGGCGCAGCAGTTCTTGGCTAGAATCACCAACTGCTCGTAGCCGCTGCGTCGGGAGGAATGTTGCCCATGCTGGCCCCGACCCTGCCCCACAGTGGACCCTGTGCCCACCAGAACAGGCCCTGCGTTGCTCTGGGCCTTGCCGGTGCCCACCTCACCTGAAGTGCCAGCATTTGGActtttgcacctgctgttcccttGGCCTGACAGCCCCAGGCCGTCAAGGATGA
- the MCRIP2 gene encoding MAPK regulated corepressor interacting protein 2 isoform X5, producing MYTITKGPSKLVAQRRKGPPQQQVESRLGELLKCRQPAPPPPPPSLAAGGTATGRQPSWGERAKGCAVHGEDARPPTAGPLLPPPDFVPIDLDEWWAQQFLARITNCS from the exons ATGTACACCATCACCAAGGGGCCCAGCAAGCTGGTCGCGCAGCGCCGCAAAG GTCCCCCGCAGCAGCAGGTGGAGAGCAGGCTCGGCGAGCTCCTGAAATGCCGGCagcccgcgccgccgccgcccccgccgAG CCTGGCAGCAGGTGGAACAGCAACTGGACGGCAGCCCAGCTGGGGAGAGCGGGCCAAGGGCTGTGCAGTACACGGAGAGGACGCCAGACCCCCGACTGCAGG CCCTCTGCTACCCCCCCCAGACTTTGTGCCCATCGACTTGGACGAATGGTGGGCGCAGCAGTTCTTGGCTAGAATCACCAACTGCTCGTAG
- the MCRIP2 gene encoding MAPK regulated corepressor interacting protein 2 isoform X6, translating into MYTITKGPSKLVAQRRKGPPQQQVESRLGELLKCRQPAPPPPPPSLLAPEAQTLGSPWACGQPTRRSHSPGPRLVFNRVNGRRPPATSPSLEVAQETYTLAHEENVRFVSKAWQQVEQQLDGSPAGESGPRAVQYTERTPDPRLQDFVPIDLDEWWAQQFLARITNCS; encoded by the exons ATGTACACCATCACCAAGGGGCCCAGCAAGCTGGTCGCGCAGCGCCGCAAAG GTCCCCCGCAGCAGCAGGTGGAGAGCAGGCTCGGCGAGCTCCTGAAATGCCGGCagcccgcgccgccgccgcccccgccgAG CCTCCTGGCCCCGGAAGCACAAACCTTGGGGAGCCC CTGGGCCTGTGGCCAACCTACTCGCCGTTCCCACAGCCCGGGGCCCAGGCTCGTGTTCAATCGGGTGAACGGCCGGCGGCCACCCGCCACGTCCCCATCCCTCGAGGTGGCCCAGGAGACCTACACATTGGCCCACGAGGAGAACGTCCGCTTTGTGTCCAAAG CCTGGCAGCAGGTGGAACAGCAACTGGACGGCAGCCCAGCTGGGGAGAGCGGGCCAAGGGCTGTGCAGTACACGGAGAGGACGCCAGACCCCCGACTGCAGG ACTTTGTGCCCATCGACTTGGACGAATGGTGGGCGCAGCAGTTCTTGGCTAGAATCACCAACTGCTCGTAG
- the MCRIP2 gene encoding MAPK regulated corepressor interacting protein 2 isoform X2, whose translation MPAARAAAAPAECPSHLRRNSERLARTRRWGPEPGGGPAGRGPRVPGRAARAARSPAPTLLPGPRLVFNRVNGRRPPATSPSLEVAQETYTLAHEENVRFVSKAWQQVEQQLDGSPAGESGPRAVQYTERTPDPRLQALCYPPQTLCPSTWTNGGRSSSWLESPTARSRCVGRNVAHAGPDPAPQWTLCPPEQALRCSGPCRCPPHLKCQHLDFCTCCSLGLTAPGRQG comes from the exons ATGCCGGCagcccgcgccgccgccgcccccgccgAG TGCCCCTCTCACCTGAGGAGGAACTCGGAGCGGCTGGCACGCACCCGGCGGTGGGGACCTGAGCCAGGAGGCGGGCCGGCCGGCCGGGGACCTCGAGTGCCTGGCAGAGCGGCACGTGCAGCCAGGAGCCCCGCTCCCACCCTGCT CCCGGGGCCCAGGCTCGTGTTCAATCGGGTGAACGGCCGGCGGCCACCCGCCACGTCCCCATCCCTCGAGGTGGCCCAGGAGACCTACACATTGGCCCACGAGGAGAACGTCCGCTTTGTGTCCAAAG CCTGGCAGCAGGTGGAACAGCAACTGGACGGCAGCCCAGCTGGGGAGAGCGGGCCAAGGGCTGTGCAGTACACGGAGAGGACGCCAGACCCCCGACTGCAGG CCCTCTGCTACCCCCCCCAGACTTTGTGCCCATCGACTTGGACGAATGGTGGGCGCAGCAGTTCTTGGCTAGAATCACCAACTGCTCGTAGCCGCTGCGTCGGGAGGAATGTTGCCCATGCTGGCCCCGACCCTGCCCCACAGTGGACCCTGTGCCCACCAGAACAGGCCCTGCGTTGCTCTGGGCCTTGCCGGTGCCCACCTCACCTGAAGTGCCAGCATTTGGActtttgcacctgctgttcccttGGCCTGACAGCCCCAGGCCGTCAAGGATGA
- the MCRIP2 gene encoding MAPK regulated corepressor interacting protein 2 isoform X1, translated as MSRPLGLALDLHLPEGSPGSVRRPSGAHVGRELPANVPAPGTCAQLHKCPSHLRRNSERLARTRRWGPEPGGGPAGRGPRVPGRAARAARSPAPTLLPGPRLVFNRVNGRRPPATSPSLEVAQETYTLAHEENVRFVSKAWQQVEQQLDGSPAGESGPRAVQYTERTPDPRLQALCYPPQTLCPSTWTNGGRSSSWLESPTARSRCVGRNVAHAGPDPAPQWTLCPPEQALRCSGPCRCPPHLKCQHLDFCTCCSLGLTAPGRQG; from the exons ATGTCCCGGCCCCTGGGCCTTGCTCTAGACCTTCACCTGCCCGAGGGTTCTCCAGGCAGTGTCCGGAGACCATCAGGGGCACACGTGGGGCGAGAGCTGCCAGCCAACGTGCCCGCCCCTGGTACCTGCGCGCAGCTCCACAAG TGCCCCTCTCACCTGAGGAGGAACTCGGAGCGGCTGGCACGCACCCGGCGGTGGGGACCTGAGCCAGGAGGCGGGCCGGCCGGCCGGGGACCTCGAGTGCCTGGCAGAGCGGCACGTGCAGCCAGGAGCCCCGCTCCCACCCTGCT CCCGGGGCCCAGGCTCGTGTTCAATCGGGTGAACGGCCGGCGGCCACCCGCCACGTCCCCATCCCTCGAGGTGGCCCAGGAGACCTACACATTGGCCCACGAGGAGAACGTCCGCTTTGTGTCCAAAG CCTGGCAGCAGGTGGAACAGCAACTGGACGGCAGCCCAGCTGGGGAGAGCGGGCCAAGGGCTGTGCAGTACACGGAGAGGACGCCAGACCCCCGACTGCAGG CCCTCTGCTACCCCCCCCAGACTTTGTGCCCATCGACTTGGACGAATGGTGGGCGCAGCAGTTCTTGGCTAGAATCACCAACTGCTCGTAGCCGCTGCGTCGGGAGGAATGTTGCCCATGCTGGCCCCGACCCTGCCCCACAGTGGACCCTGTGCCCACCAGAACAGGCCCTGCGTTGCTCTGGGCCTTGCCGGTGCCCACCTCACCTGAAGTGCCAGCATTTGGActtttgcacctgctgttcccttGGCCTGACAGCCCCAGGCCGTCAAGGATGA
- the MCRIP2 gene encoding MAPK regulated corepressor interacting protein 2 isoform X4, translating to MSRPLGLALDLHLPEGSPGSVRRPSGAHVGRELPANVPAPGTCAQLHKCPSHLRRNSERLARTRRWGPEPGGGPAGRGPRVPGRAARAARSPAPTLLPGPRLVFNRVNGRRPPATSPSLEVAQETYTLAHEENVRFVSKAWQQVEQQLDGSPAGESGPRAVQYTERTPDPRLQDFVPIDLDEWWAQQFLARITNCS from the exons ATGTCCCGGCCCCTGGGCCTTGCTCTAGACCTTCACCTGCCCGAGGGTTCTCCAGGCAGTGTCCGGAGACCATCAGGGGCACACGTGGGGCGAGAGCTGCCAGCCAACGTGCCCGCCCCTGGTACCTGCGCGCAGCTCCACAAG TGCCCCTCTCACCTGAGGAGGAACTCGGAGCGGCTGGCACGCACCCGGCGGTGGGGACCTGAGCCAGGAGGCGGGCCGGCCGGCCGGGGACCTCGAGTGCCTGGCAGAGCGGCACGTGCAGCCAGGAGCCCCGCTCCCACCCTGCT CCCGGGGCCCAGGCTCGTGTTCAATCGGGTGAACGGCCGGCGGCCACCCGCCACGTCCCCATCCCTCGAGGTGGCCCAGGAGACCTACACATTGGCCCACGAGGAGAACGTCCGCTTTGTGTCCAAAG CCTGGCAGCAGGTGGAACAGCAACTGGACGGCAGCCCAGCTGGGGAGAGCGGGCCAAGGGCTGTGCAGTACACGGAGAGGACGCCAGACCCCCGACTGCAGG ACTTTGTGCCCATCGACTTGGACGAATGGTGGGCGCAGCAGTTCTTGGCTAGAATCACCAACTGCTCGTAG